In Campylobacter sp. VBCF_01 NA2, one DNA window encodes the following:
- a CDS encoding LL-diaminopimelate aminotransferase — MFDEIRFGKIERLPNYVFAEVNAIKMAARHKGDDIIDFSMGNPDGRTPQHIIDKLCESAQKDKTHGYSVSQGIYKLRLACANWYKRKYGVMLDPDSEIVATMGSKEGFVHLTSAIINPGDVAVVPDPAYPIHTQAFIIAGGNVVKIPLPYDTQTLEFDENKFFIELQKTFDESIPRPKYVVVNFPHNPTTVTVEKSFYERLVAMAKKERFYIISDIAYAEISFDGYKTPSIFEVDGAKDVAVEAYTLSKTYNMAGWRVGFVCGNKRLVAALKKIKSWFDYGMFTPVQVAATIALDGPQECIDEIRATYQKRRDVLLEAFGNAGWEIATPQASMFAWAKLPPQCAGLKSMEFSKQLLTQACVAVSPGIGFGSAGDDYVRIAFIENENRIRQAARNIKKYLKEVK, encoded by the coding sequence ATGTTTGACGAGATTAGATTTGGCAAAATCGAGCGATTGCCTAATTATGTTTTTGCTGAGGTCAATGCGATTAAAATGGCAGCACGCCACAAGGGCGATGATATAATCGACTTTTCTATGGGTAACCCAGACGGCCGCACGCCACAGCACATCATCGACAAGCTTTGCGAAAGCGCGCAAAAAGATAAAACTCACGGATATAGCGTAAGTCAGGGCATTTACAAGCTTCGCTTGGCATGTGCTAACTGGTATAAGCGCAAATACGGCGTCATGCTAGATCCCGATAGCGAAATCGTCGCGACAATGGGCTCGAAAGAGGGTTTTGTGCATTTAACAAGCGCGATAATCAACCCTGGCGATGTAGCCGTGGTCCCAGATCCTGCCTATCCGATCCACACCCAAGCTTTCATTATAGCAGGTGGAAATGTGGTGAAAATCCCTTTGCCTTACGATACGCAAACTTTGGAATTTGACGAGAATAAATTTTTCATCGAGCTTCAAAAAACATTTGATGAGAGTATTCCTAGACCAAAATATGTCGTGGTAAATTTCCCGCACAATCCAACAACCGTAACCGTCGAAAAGAGCTTTTATGAGCGCCTTGTAGCAATGGCGAAAAAAGAGAGATTTTATATCATCAGCGATATAGCTTATGCTGAGATTAGCTTTGATGGATACAAAACTCCAAGTATCTTTGAGGTCGATGGCGCCAAAGATGTCGCAGTCGAGGCATATACACTATCGAAAACTTACAATATGGCTGGTTGGCGCGTGGGTTTTGTGTGCGGAAACAAACGCCTAGTTGCCGCGCTTAAAAAGATAAAATCGTGGTTTGATTATGGTATGTTTACCCCGGTCCAAGTCGCCGCTACAATCGCACTCGATGGACCACAAGAGTGCATTGATGAGATAAGGGCGACTTATCAAAAACGAAGAGATGTCTTGCTAGAAGCCTTTGGCAACGCGGGCTGGGAGATCGCGACCCCACAAGCTAGCATGTTTGCATGGGCAAAACTGCCTCCGCAATGCGCCGGATTAAAGAGCATGGAGTTTTCAAAACAGCTTCTAACACAGGCTTGCGTGGCTGTTAGCCCAGGAATTGGCTTTGGAAGTGCGGGAGATGATTATGTGCGAATTGCCTTTATCGAAAACGAAAATAGAATCCGCCAAGCAGCGCGAAATATCAAAAAATATCTTAAAGAGGTCAAATGA
- a CDS encoding homoserine dehydrogenase: protein MRVAILGVGTVGNEVANILIENEKLITARAGVKIEPVIGVVRDLSKKRSAKIPLSDDLNSVINRDDIDVFVELMGGVEKPYEIVSEILKRKKAVVTANKALLAYHRYELENLAGSTPFGYEASVAGGIPIIKALREGLSANKIEKIIGILNGTSNYILTNMMQKNENFEDALKKAQELGYAEADPTFDIGGFDAAHKLLILASIAYGAQGRPEDILIKGIDRISKEDIYFAHEFEYVIKLLAIAKRIDESRVELRVHPALIPQNAMLSKVGGAMNGVSVFGDCMSESMFYGPGAGGRATASAVISDLIDIARGNKSPILGYKKELENDFVISPMSEIRTKYYLRIRVKDEKGVLAKITNILSENNLSIDSFLQKPKQKTEECVTLFFTTHTSLEADVKRAMGELDAQEFIIQRPFMIRIEE from the coding sequence ATGAGAGTAGCGATTTTAGGCGTCGGAACCGTCGGTAACGAGGTAGCAAACATACTCATCGAAAACGAAAAGCTAATCACTGCGCGCGCTGGGGTTAAAATCGAGCCAGTTATCGGCGTGGTGCGAGATCTAAGCAAAAAGCGCAGTGCCAAAATCCCGCTAAGCGATGATTTAAATTCAGTCATAAACCGCGATGATATCGATGTTTTTGTTGAACTTATGGGCGGGGTCGAAAAGCCTTATGAGATAGTTAGTGAAATTTTAAAACGCAAAAAGGCTGTCGTTACTGCAAATAAGGCACTTTTGGCTTATCATAGATATGAGCTTGAAAATTTAGCCGGCTCCACGCCTTTTGGTTACGAAGCTAGTGTAGCGGGCGGAATTCCGATAATTAAGGCTTTGCGCGAGGGTTTAAGTGCGAATAAAATCGAAAAAATCATCGGTATATTAAACGGCACTAGCAATTATATCCTCACAAATATGATGCAAAAAAACGAAAATTTCGAAGACGCGCTAAAAAAGGCGCAAGAGCTAGGCTATGCTGAGGCTGATCCGACCTTTGATATAGGCGGATTTGACGCAGCACACAAACTTCTAATCCTAGCTAGCATTGCTTATGGGGCGCAAGGTAGGCCCGAGGATATTTTGATTAAAGGCATTGATAGGATTAGCAAAGAAGATATATATTTCGCGCACGAATTTGAGTATGTAATCAAGCTTTTGGCGATTGCAAAACGCATTGACGAAAGTCGTGTCGAGCTTCGTGTCCATCCAGCCCTAATCCCGCAAAACGCAATGCTTTCTAAGGTCGGCGGGGCGATGAACGGTGTGAGCGTTTTTGGGGATTGTATGAGCGAGAGTATGTTTTATGGCCCAGGAGCTGGCGGTAGGGCTACGGCAAGTGCAGTTATAAGCGATTTAATCGATATCGCTCGCGGTAACAAAAGCCCGATTTTGGGCTATAAAAAAGAGCTTGAAAATGATTTTGTGATTTCGCCTATGAGTGAAATTCGCACGAAGTATTATTTGCGAATTCGCGTCAAAGACGAAAAGGGCGTTTTGGCTAAAATCACAAACATATTAAGCGAAAACAACCTCTCAATTGATAGCTTTTTGCAAAAACCAAAGCAAAAAACCGAGGAGTGTGTTACGCTATTTTTCACCACTCACACGAGCTTGGAGGCCGATGTCAAGCGCGCTATGGGCGAGCTAGACGCGCAGGAGTTTATCATACAGCGACCATTTATGATTAGAATCGAAGAGTAA
- a CDS encoding YraN family protein → MGLKNYLFGFSAEDRAAQWLEQNKFKIIARNFHSRFGEIDIIASKDEILHFIEVKATSGDYCAASRVTPAKMSKILKAIDYYILTNEICDDWQIDLIEIYPQRINFINNISL, encoded by the coding sequence ATGGGGCTAAAAAATTATCTCTTTGGTTTTTCGGCGGAGGATAGGGCTGCGCAGTGGTTAGAGCAGAATAAATTTAAGATAATTGCGCGAAATTTTCACTCACGATTTGGTGAGATTGATATTATCGCGAGCAAAGATGAAATTTTGCACTTTATCGAGGTTAAGGCGACTAGTGGCGATTACTGCGCTGCTAGCCGTGTAACGCCTGCAAAGATGAGCAAAATTTTAAAGGCGATTGATTATTACATTTTGACAAACGAAATTTGCGATGATTGGCAGATTGATTTAATTGAAATTTATCCGCAACGGATAAATTTTATCAATAATATTTCATTATAA
- the trxA gene encoding thioredoxin → MGKYIELTSANFKDVVGEGVALVDFWAPWCGPCRMIAPVIDELANEFEGKAKICKVNTDEAQDLAVEFGVRSIPTMLFFKNGEVAAQLIGAQSKQVITDKINSLL, encoded by the coding sequence ATGGGAAAATATATCGAACTTACATCTGCAAATTTCAAAGATGTAGTAGGCGAGGGCGTTGCGTTAGTTGATTTCTGGGCTCCATGGTGCGGACCATGCCGTATGATTGCCCCTGTCATCGACGAGCTAGCAAACGAGTTTGAGGGCAAAGCTAAAATTTGCAAGGTAAATACCGATGAAGCGCAAGATTTGGCAGTAGAATTTGGCGTTCGCTCGATCCCAACTATGCTATTTTTCAAAAACGGCGAAGTTGCAGCTCAACTAATCGGCGCGCAATCAAAACAAGTAATCACTGATAAAATCAACTCATTACTTTAA
- the trxB gene encoding thioredoxin-disulfide reductase, whose protein sequence is MLDLAIIGGGPAGLSAGLYATRGGLKNVVMYEMGMPGGQITSSSEMENYPGVATVMDGMSFMAPWQEQCFRFGLKHEMISVERIKKDEDGAFSIILEGGKTARAKAVIVATGSKPRRAGVKGEDEFFGRGVSTCATCDGFFYKNKEVAVLGGGNTALEEALYLANICSKVYLIHRRDGFRATPNTIEKVKNNEKIELITNAIVDEIKGDNSGVTSIVVSDKNTGAKRELSLPGIFTFVGLDVRNSVLRDENGDFICNMNDEGKVVVNLKMQTSLPGLFAAGDLRIDAPKQVVCAAADGATAALGVISYLEHSN, encoded by the coding sequence ATGTTAGATTTAGCAATCATCGGTGGCGGTCCAGCTGGGCTAAGTGCGGGACTTTACGCCACAAGGGGCGGACTTAAAAATGTTGTAATGTATGAAATGGGTATGCCAGGAGGTCAAATCACAAGTAGCTCCGAAATGGAAAATTACCCTGGTGTAGCGACCGTGATGGACGGCATGAGCTTCATGGCGCCATGGCAGGAGCAGTGCTTTCGCTTCGGGCTCAAACACGAAATGATAAGCGTCGAGCGTATCAAAAAGGACGAAGACGGCGCATTTAGCATAATCTTAGAGGGTGGCAAAACCGCTCGTGCTAAGGCTGTAATCGTAGCCACAGGCTCGAAACCTCGCAGAGCAGGGGTCAAGGGCGAGGACGAGTTTTTCGGACGCGGGGTTAGCACATGCGCTACTTGCGACGGATTTTTCTATAAAAACAAAGAAGTAGCGGTGCTTGGCGGTGGAAATACTGCGCTTGAAGAGGCGCTGTATCTAGCAAACATCTGCTCGAAAGTCTATCTAATCCACAGAAGAGACGGCTTCCGCGCTACGCCAAACACTATCGAAAAGGTCAAAAATAACGAAAAAATCGAGCTTATCACAAATGCCATTGTCGATGAGATTAAAGGCGATAATAGCGGAGTAACGAGCATTGTCGTTAGCGATAAAAACACAGGCGCAAAAAGAGAATTGAGCCTGCCTGGGATTTTTACCTTCGTGGGGCTTGATGTGCGAAACAGCGTGCTAAGGGACGAAAATGGCGATTTTATCTGCAATATGAACGACGAGGGCAAGGTCGTGGTAAATCTAAAAATGCAAACAAGCCTGCCGGGTCTTTTTGCGGCGGGTGATTTGCGCATAGATGCGCCAAAACAGGTCGTTTGCGCAGCCGCAGACGGCGCGACAGCCGCCCTTGGCGTGATTTCATATCTAGAACACTCAAATTAG
- a CDS encoding efflux RND transporter permease subunit yields MKRIFRLIVKFPKSVLAIFSALALFFGYFCTHLEIDASSQTLLLENDKDLEIWREVSARYATPNFFVVAYTPSQDLLSKQTLSNIAELNAKFSALDFVDSVVDLGNVPLLLNKKGDLSELLKHIPTLKDADIDLAAAKRELLTSPFYASNLVSADFGTTGILINLKPEKKYEELLRARDSAKNALNLAKKSNLANSEISNLKQNLKLAEQNFKAYRDELRIKDHENLQNLRAIIAEFSSAHPSERLFLGGINMIADDMISYVRNDLSTYGVGALVLLLACFWLFFRQAKFIVLPLIICLYSVAISSGLFGLLGFEITVISSNFIALVLIITVSVCIHLIVAYREYSARFPSFSQRQLVYAVLRERAKPCFFAIFTTIVGFMSLIFCDIKPVISLGIMMSVGIACSLVVVFCLFGAVMSISRRTHNNRSFEKQFRFTHFCANLALNHRGKIYAVCALAVLAGLFGIGKLRVENSFIGYFKENTPIYAGMEVIDTKLGGTIPLDIVIKFPKSQSAPSEEMDEFEAEYAANENDPKYWFSSQKMRIIGKTHAFLKDQNISDHKFIGQVSSLSSLLQVGREINSGEELDDLMLALIYSELPENYREMVLSPYVSIEENEAHFSVRTIDSNPNLRRNEFLQNLQNDLDKLLANDGVSAQVSGIMVLYNNMLQTLMSSQIGTLGITVGVLFVLFCLIFRSLSYAFIAIVVNLIPLCVCFGIMGILGIPLDIMSITIAAISIGIGVDDVIHYLFRFRREFARTQDSAEAIRASHASIGYAMYYTSFAIILGFSVMMISNFWPTIYFGLLICLVMALLLLGALIILPSLLMSKSRLKI; encoded by the coding sequence TTGAAACGCATTTTTCGCTTAATTGTCAAATTTCCAAAGAGCGTTTTAGCTATATTTAGCGCTCTTGCGCTCTTTTTTGGTTATTTTTGCACACATTTAGAAATAGACGCTTCGAGTCAAACCCTGCTTTTAGAAAACGACAAAGACCTTGAAATTTGGCGCGAAGTTAGCGCGAGATATGCTACGCCGAATTTTTTCGTCGTGGCATACACACCCTCGCAAGACTTGCTAAGCAAACAGACGCTATCAAACATAGCAGAGCTTAACGCCAAATTTAGCGCGCTAGATTTCGTTGATAGCGTGGTGGATTTGGGAAATGTGCCGCTTTTACTAAACAAAAAGGGCGATTTGAGCGAGCTTTTAAAACATATCCCCACGCTAAAAGACGCAGATATCGACCTAGCCGCTGCTAAGCGTGAGCTACTAACTAGCCCATTTTACGCTTCAAATTTAGTCAGCGCGGATTTTGGCACGACTGGAATTTTGATAAATTTAAAGCCAGAGAAAAAATACGAAGAGTTGCTTCGTGCGCGAGATAGTGCGAAAAATGCCCTAAATTTGGCAAAAAAATCAAATTTGGCAAATTCCGAAATTTCAAATTTAAAGCAAAATTTAAAACTTGCCGAGCAAAATTTCAAAGCTTACAGAGATGAATTACGCATTAAAGACCACGAAAATTTGCAAAACCTTCGAGCCATAATCGCCGAATTTTCTAGCGCGCACCCTAGCGAGCGGCTGTTTTTGGGCGGTATAAATATGATAGCCGATGATATGATAAGCTATGTAAGAAATGATCTTAGCACTTATGGCGTGGGCGCGCTAGTGCTTTTGCTAGCGTGCTTTTGGCTCTTTTTTAGGCAGGCGAAATTCATCGTGCTTCCGCTTATAATTTGCCTTTATTCAGTGGCGATTAGTAGCGGACTTTTCGGGCTTTTGGGCTTTGAAATCACCGTAATTAGCTCAAATTTCATCGCCCTTGTGCTAATCATCACGGTTTCAGTATGTATCCACCTAATCGTAGCTTACCGCGAATACAGCGCCAGATTTCCTAGCTTTTCGCAACGCCAGCTAGTATATGCGGTCTTGCGCGAGCGGGCTAAGCCATGCTTTTTTGCGATTTTTACCACGATTGTGGGATTTATGTCGCTAATTTTCTGCGATATTAAGCCTGTAATTTCGCTAGGAATTATGATGAGCGTGGGAATTGCGTGCTCGCTAGTCGTGGTGTTTTGCCTCTTTGGCGCGGTGATGAGCATATCTAGGCGCACGCATAATAATCGCAGTTTTGAGAAGCAGTTTCGCTTCACCCATTTTTGTGCGAATTTAGCCCTAAATCACAGAGGCAAAATTTACGCAGTTTGCGCGCTAGCTGTTTTGGCTGGGCTTTTTGGCATTGGCAAATTGCGTGTGGAAAATAGCTTTATCGGATATTTTAAGGAAAATACCCCGATTTATGCCGGTATGGAAGTCATCGACACCAAGCTTGGCGGCACGATTCCACTCGATATCGTGATAAAATTCCCAAAATCGCAGAGCGCGCCAAGCGAGGAAATGGACGAATTCGAGGCAGAATACGCCGCGAACGAAAACGACCCAAAATACTGGTTTAGCTCCCAAAAAATGCGCATTATAGGCAAAACTCACGCATTTTTAAAAGACCAAAACATTAGCGATCACAAATTTATCGGGCAAGTAAGCTCTCTAAGCTCGCTTTTGCAAGTCGGGCGTGAGATAAACTCGGGCGAAGAGCTAGATGATTTAATGCTAGCCCTGATTTACTCCGAACTGCCTGAGAACTACCGAGAAATGGTGCTTTCACCCTATGTTAGCATAGAAGAAAATGAGGCGCATTTTAGCGTTCGCACGATTGATAGCAATCCAAATTTGCGCAGAAATGAATTTTTGCAAAATTTGCAAAATGATTTAGATAAATTGCTCGCAAATGACGGCGTAAGCGCGCAGGTAAGCGGTATAATGGTGCTTTATAACAACATGCTCCAAACCCTAATGAGCTCGCAAATCGGCACGCTTGGCATTACGGTTGGGGTTTTGTTTGTGCTGTTTTGCTTGATTTTCCGCTCGCTAAGCTACGCATTTATCGCGATTGTGGTAAATTTAATCCCACTTTGTGTTTGCTTTGGGATAATGGGGATTTTGGGCATTCCGCTAGATATCATGAGTATTACGATTGCCGCGATTAGTATCGGTATCGGCGTAGATGATGTCATACACTATCTATTTCGCTTCCGACGCGAGTTCGCGCGCACGCAAGATAGCGCAGAAGCAATCCGCGCAAGCCACGCTAGTATCGGGTATGCGATGTATTATACTTCGTTTGCGATAATTCTGGGATTTAGCGTTATGATGATAAGCAATTTTTGGCCGACGATTTATTTTGGGCTTTTGATCTGCCTTGTAATGGCACTTTTGTTGCTTGGCGCGCTCATAATCCTGCCTTCACTCTTAATGAGCAAATCTAGATTAAAAATTTAA
- a CDS encoding Tgt2/MlaC family protein, translated as MKFFKILTLAFLLFSFSHAISDADIEPVMSQKVATAVSIMRDGALAKDAKPAKIFALFDEYFDYKQMAKLSLAKHYANLSDAQIAEFNKAYEAHLKRSFIDKLSLYTDQDMKILSKEAPSEKRRVLKTQIIGEDKNYAIDFKFFPTGSDWRIYDVDIVGVSLIQTYRSQFGDVAQNLGFDELLKRLNATVIESGK; from the coding sequence ATGAAATTTTTTAAAATTTTAACTTTGGCGTTTTTGCTTTTTAGTTTTTCACACGCTATTAGCGACGCTGATATCGAGCCAGTAATGAGCCAAAAGGTCGCCACAGCAGTTTCGATTATGAGAGACGGCGCGCTCGCAAAGGACGCTAAACCAGCCAAAATTTTCGCCCTATTTGATGAGTATTTCGACTATAAACAAATGGCAAAACTATCCCTTGCCAAGCATTATGCGAACCTTTCAGACGCCCAAATCGCCGAGTTTAACAAAGCTTACGAGGCGCATTTGAAACGCTCATTTATCGATAAACTCTCACTTTATACCGACCAAGATATGAAAATTTTAAGCAAAGAAGCTCCAAGCGAAAAAAGACGCGTGCTAAAAACGCAAATCATCGGCGAAGATAAAAACTACGCAATAGATTTTAAATTTTTCCCGACTGGAAGCGATTGGCGCATTTACGATGTCGATATCGTGGGCGTTAGCCTAATCCAAACCTACCGCTCACAATTTGGTGATGTCGCGCAAAATTTGGGCTTTGACGAGCTATTGAAACGCCTTAATGCGACCGTAATCGAAAGTGGCAAATAA
- a CDS encoding MlaA family lipoprotein yields MKFHRAFLCAVACSCALYATDTSAEIDEFDAEYSQKEVFDPLSGYNRVMTGFNDVFYRYLVTPVATGYDYVMPDPIQGAFANFFHNLMYPMRLTNNLLQGKFENSWDETKRFLINTTIGFAGLSDAATLHFNIPRHDEDFGQTLGYWGVPAGPHIVWPILGSSNLRDTFGLVGDFFTNPINYIDDNTVSMSVNAFRIFNDYSRDPEFYEKMTSGAVDLYPFLRDAYEQSREQKIKE; encoded by the coding sequence TTGAAATTTCATAGAGCTTTTTTATGCGCTGTTGCGTGTAGCTGTGCGCTGTATGCTACCGATACTAGCGCTGAGATTGATGAGTTTGACGCCGAGTATAGTCAAAAGGAAGTTTTCGATCCACTAAGTGGCTATAACCGCGTAATGACTGGCTTTAACGATGTGTTTTATCGCTATTTGGTGACACCTGTGGCCACAGGCTATGATTATGTCATGCCAGATCCCATACAAGGGGCGTTTGCGAACTTTTTCCACAATCTAATGTATCCAATGCGCCTGACAAACAACCTTTTACAGGGCAAATTCGAAAACTCATGGGACGAGACAAAGAGATTTTTGATAAACACTACAATCGGTTTTGCTGGGCTTAGCGACGCGGCGACTTTGCATTTTAACATACCGCGCCACGATGAGGATTTCGGGCAAACGCTAGGATACTGGGGCGTGCCAGCAGGACCGCATATCGTCTGGCCGATACTAGGGTCTAGCAACCTGCGCGATACTTTCGGGCTTGTGGGCGATTTTTTCACCAATCCGATAAATTATATCGACGATAACACCGTGAGCATGTCGGTAAATGCGTTTAGGATTTTTAACGATTACTCTCGCGATCCTGAATTTTACGAGAAAATGACAAGCGGGGCTGTGGATTTATACCCATTTTTACGCGATGCTTATGAGCAAAGCAGAGAACAAAAAATAAAGGAATAA
- a CDS encoding TOBE domain-containing protein — translation MNAKFALELYLSKDTTLISRHIALLKAVDETKSITKAAQKIGISYKNCWDSLNLINNASKKPLISRAQGSKKNSGSELTDYAKSLIRSYDIISRVGDSFLEQILKADDISDENLIALERIGIKLSARNQLNAVISEISRGAVDSIITLMLSGGQKLDAQITIESEKNLELRPGKEVLLIFKAPSVKILKGENLGEPNGVKCKISDVKIGIKNAQICLDTAGHQNIIAIISRKSANELNLGVGDEVMACIEPDDIIIGV, via the coding sequence ATGAACGCTAAATTTGCGCTAGAACTTTATCTTAGCAAGGATACGACGCTGATTTCACGCCATATCGCCCTGCTAAAAGCTGTCGATGAGACCAAATCAATCACCAAAGCCGCCCAAAAAATCGGCATTAGCTATAAAAACTGCTGGGATAGCCTAAATTTGATAAACAACGCTAGCAAAAAGCCTCTGATTTCTCGCGCGCAAGGCTCGAAAAAAAATAGTGGCTCGGAGCTTACTGACTACGCTAAAAGCCTAATTCGCTCGTATGATATCATCAGCAGGGTTGGGGATAGCTTTTTGGAGCAAATTTTAAAGGCCGATGATATCAGCGATGAAAATTTAATCGCCTTGGAGCGAATTGGCATAAAACTCTCAGCCAGAAATCAATTAAACGCCGTTATTAGCGAGATTAGCAGAGGCGCGGTCGATAGCATAATCACGCTCATGCTTTCAGGTGGCCAGAAGCTAGATGCGCAAATCACAATCGAAAGTGAAAAAAACCTAGAATTAAGGCCCGGCAAAGAGGTTTTGCTAATATTCAAAGCCCCAAGTGTGAAAATTTTAAAAGGCGAAAATTTGGGCGAGCCCAACGGCGTGAAATGCAAAATCAGTGATGTCAAAATCGGCATTAAAAACGCTCAAATTTGCCTTGATACCGCAGGTCATCAAAACATAATCGCCATAATCTCGCGCAAAAGCGCAAATGAGCTAAATTTGGGCGTGGGCGATGAGGTGATGGCGTGCATAGAGCCTGATGATATCATTATCGGCGTGTGA